A genomic window from Nosocomiicoccus massiliensis includes:
- a CDS encoding AbrB family transcriptional regulator, with the protein MRFLKLLCLLVFIVLIGAVFKFFSIPLAYLFASIIGTLLFIRIIDNDIYFPKPFANSGVFVMGIQIGTSFTLPAIIKMTDDWYNIVIITILTLLLALLLSIPFRYLTNSTVETAVLASVPGALSQMIIMAEENKNADLMLVSLTQTSRIVFIVILVPMITHFSQSTSVSKITEVPNLSEVFSVYMLFIPIAGYVMYRLLRRIKFPAAILLGPMVPTIVWNLITEAPFTLDFVLIAFAQILFGIRIGMQITTLFSQLSLRDICAIVIQNIGLIVGSMLLVIIYTMFTSHEFTSLFLSAAPGGLAQIIVVAMESGGDIAMISSYHLFRIFFIILIVVPIVHYLLMRPRAQKS; encoded by the coding sequence TTGAGATTTTTAAAATTATTATGTCTTCTTGTGTTTATCGTATTAATAGGTGCTGTATTTAAGTTTTTCTCAATACCACTCGCATACTTGTTTGCGTCAATTATCGGAACGCTATTATTTATACGTATTATCGATAATGATATATATTTTCCAAAACCATTTGCGAATTCCGGTGTATTTGTAATGGGGATTCAAATTGGTACATCATTTACATTACCCGCGATTATTAAAATGACAGATGACTGGTACAATATCGTTATTATTACAATTTTAACGCTTCTGCTCGCTTTACTTTTATCGATCCCGTTTCGCTATTTAACGAATTCAACGGTTGAAACCGCAGTGTTAGCGAGTGTTCCAGGTGCTTTAAGTCAGATGATTATAATGGCAGAAGAAAATAAAAATGCCGATCTAATGCTCGTTTCATTGACACAGACTTCAAGAATCGTTTTTATCGTCATATTAGTGCCGATGATTACACATTTTTCTCAAAGTACTTCTGTCAGTAAAATTACTGAAGTGCCAAACTTATCTGAAGTGTTTTCAGTATATATGTTATTCATACCAATAGCAGGATATGTGATGTATCGTTTATTACGTAGGATAAAATTCCCAGCAGCAATCTTGCTCGGTCCAATGGTCCCAACAATCGTATGGAATTTAATAACGGAAGCACCATTTACGCTAGATTTTGTGCTCATTGCATTTGCACAAATTTTATTCGGTATTCGAATCGGAATGCAGATCACGACGTTATTTAGTCAACTTTCACTACGTGACATATGTGCAATTGTCATACAAAACATCGGTTTAATTGTCGGAAGTATGTTACTTGTCATCATTTATACGATGTTTACGTCTCATGAGTTTACGAGTCTATTTTTATCAGCAGCTCCAGGAGGTCTCGCTCAAATTATCGTCGTTGCGATGGAGAGTGGTGGAGATATTGCGATGATTTCAAGTTATCACTTGTTTAGAATATTCTTTATCATCCTAATTGTCGTACCGATCGTTCATTATCTTTTAATGAGACCACGTGCTCAGAAAAGTTGA
- the hemL gene encoding glutamate-1-semialdehyde 2,1-aminomutase — MYQKSKQLFDEAVHLMPGGVNSPVRAFKSVNMDPLFIDSAKGAKVKDVDGNEYIDYVLSWGPLILGHTDEEVVEAIKQQAEKGSSFGAPTAVENELAKLVIDRVPSVEMIRFVSSGTEATLAALRLARGYTNRNKILKFEGCYHGHSDSLLIKAGSGVATLGLPDSPGVPEGTAKNTITVPYNDKESLKVAFEHYGDDIAAVIMEPVAGNMGVVPPVNDFLQYVRDITNEYGSLLIFDEVMTGFRVGYNCAQGYFGIDPDITCLGKVIGGGLPVGAFGGKKEIIERIAPAGDIYQAGTLSGNPLAMTAGLHTLKQLNKESYDHFNHLGDMIEEGLTEVFKEFNVPFTINRAGSMIGFFLTGGPVENFEDANGSDLKLFAKLYPEMIKEGVYLPPSQFEGMFLSTKHTEEDIKFTIEAFRNALSRIMK; from the coding sequence ATGTACCAAAAATCGAAACAATTATTTGATGAAGCAGTTCATTTAATGCCAGGTGGAGTTAACTCTCCAGTTCGTGCGTTTAAATCGGTAAATATGGATCCGTTATTTATCGACAGCGCAAAAGGTGCGAAAGTGAAAGACGTTGATGGTAACGAGTATATTGACTACGTATTAAGCTGGGGTCCGTTAATTTTAGGTCACACTGATGAAGAGGTTGTTGAAGCGATTAAACAACAAGCTGAAAAAGGGTCTTCATTCGGTGCACCTACAGCGGTAGAAAACGAACTCGCAAAACTCGTCATCGACCGTGTACCGTCAGTTGAAATGATTCGTTTTGTATCTTCAGGTACTGAAGCAACACTTGCAGCACTTAGACTTGCTAGAGGTTATACAAACCGCAATAAAATCTTAAAATTTGAAGGATGCTACCACGGGCATAGTGACTCACTGTTAATCAAAGCAGGTAGTGGTGTTGCGACACTTGGTTTACCAGATTCACCAGGAGTTCCTGAAGGTACAGCTAAAAATACGATTACTGTTCCATATAACGATAAAGAAAGCTTAAAAGTCGCATTTGAACATTACGGTGACGACATTGCAGCAGTGATTATGGAACCAGTCGCAGGTAACATGGGAGTTGTTCCTCCAGTAAATGATTTCTTACAATATGTGAGAGACATTACGAATGAATATGGTTCACTATTAATTTTCGATGAAGTAATGACAGGTTTTAGAGTCGGGTATAACTGTGCACAAGGATACTTTGGTATCGATCCAGATATTACTTGTTTAGGTAAGGTCATCGGTGGTGGACTACCTGTCGGTGCGTTCGGTGGTAAAAAAGAAATTATCGAACGTATCGCACCGGCTGGAGATATTTACCAAGCAGGTACGTTATCAGGGAACCCACTTGCGATGACAGCAGGGTTACACACGTTAAAACAACTCAATAAAGAGAGTTATGACCACTTTAATCATTTAGGAGATATGATTGAAGAAGGACTAACAGAAGTCTTTAAAGAGTTTAACGTACCATTTACAATTAACCGTGCAGGTTCTATGATTGGATTCTTCTTAACAGGTGGTCCAGTTGAAAACTTTGAAGATGCAAATGGATCAGACTTAAAATTATTTGCTAAACTATATCCTGAAATGATTAAAGAAGGGGTATATTTACCTCCATCACAATTCGAGGGAATGTTCCTTTCAACAAAACATACTGAGGAAGATATTAAGTTTACAATTGAGGCGTTTAGAAACGCACTTTCACGTATTATGAAATAG
- the hemB gene encoding porphobilinogen synthase, with translation MKFDRHRRLRKSEFMRDLVRETSLRKDDLIYPIFVVERDNVKKEIPSMKGVYQISLNLLEEELKEVYELGIKSVIFFGVPNHKDDVGSGAYDENGIVQEACKLSKKLYPDLIVILDTCLCEYTDHGHCGVIDPNTKDVDNDKTLPLLIETAVSQAKAGADIIAPSNMMDGFVTEIRKGLDDAGFYHVPIMSYGIKYASKFYGPFRDAAESTPSFGDRRTYQMDPANRLEALRELESDTREGADMMIVKPALSYLDIIRDVRNNSNLPIIAYNVSGEYSMTVNAIEQGLLDEEVIVEQMLSIKRAGADMIITYFAKDLCKKINEGAI, from the coding sequence ATGAAATTTGATAGACATCGCAGATTAAGAAAATCAGAATTTATGAGAGATTTAGTGAGAGAAACATCATTACGTAAAGACGATTTAATTTATCCGATTTTCGTCGTGGAACGTGATAACGTAAAAAAAGAAATTCCATCGATGAAAGGTGTTTACCAAATCTCGTTAAATTTACTTGAAGAAGAACTAAAAGAAGTTTATGAACTCGGTATTAAATCGGTTATTTTCTTCGGTGTGCCAAACCATAAAGACGACGTTGGTAGTGGTGCATATGATGAAAATGGGATTGTTCAAGAGGCATGTAAACTATCTAAAAAATTATATCCTGATTTAATTGTTATTTTAGATACTTGTCTATGTGAATACACAGATCATGGACATTGTGGTGTCATCGATCCAAACACGAAAGACGTTGATAATGACAAAACATTACCTCTCTTAATTGAAACAGCTGTTTCACAAGCAAAAGCTGGTGCAGACATTATTGCACCATCAAACATGATGGATGGTTTTGTTACAGAGATTCGTAAAGGATTAGATGATGCAGGGTTTTATCATGTTCCGATTATGAGTTACGGTATTAAATACGCATCTAAGTTTTATGGTCCATTTAGAGATGCAGCAGAATCTACACCATCATTTGGTGACAGAAGAACATATCAAATGGACCCGGCAAACCGTTTAGAAGCACTACGAGAGTTAGAGAGTGATACACGTGAAGGTGCAGATATGATGATTGTAAAACCTGCACTCTCATATCTTGATATTATCCGTGACGTTAGAAACAATTCGAATTTACCAATCATTGCATATAACGTCAGTGGTGAATACTCGATGACTGTTAATGCGATCGAACAAGGTTTACTAGATGAAGAAGTTATCGTAGAACAAATGTTATCTATTAAGCGTGCAGGTGCGGATATGATTATTACGTACTTTGCAAAAGACTTATGTAAAAAAATTAACGAAGGAGCAATTTAA
- a CDS encoding uroporphyrinogen-III synthase, which yields MKSTKINKRVVVTQSHFRDVETSLDLIHLPIITFKKLPYEKSILNKQYDYAVITSKNTVRFFKDELNVLDVKHIASIGKTTSEALVEAGFHVDFEPSDYTQEGFKEEFKVEKGMRVLYPASKDKRSIMRDYFISEGAELTDLPLYAPASNDITIRELKRILSDIDGITFSSPSGVHAFMAQFKKEDLTDLKVISIGHVTQSALLSYGVKTKIPKEATLESMINEMEKEFQNEI from the coding sequence ATGAAATCAACAAAAATAAATAAAAGAGTCGTCGTTACTCAAAGTCATTTTAGAGATGTCGAAACATCTTTAGATTTAATTCATCTACCGATTATTACGTTTAAAAAATTACCGTATGAAAAATCGATATTAAATAAACAATATGATTACGCCGTAATTACGAGTAAAAACACCGTCCGTTTCTTTAAAGACGAGTTAAATGTGCTCGATGTAAAACATATTGCATCAATTGGCAAAACAACGTCTGAAGCACTCGTTGAAGCGGGATTCCATGTTGACTTTGAGCCGAGCGATTATACGCAAGAAGGGTTTAAAGAAGAGTTTAAAGTGGAAAAGGGAATGCGTGTACTTTATCCTGCAAGTAAAGATAAGCGTTCAATTATGCGAGATTACTTTATAAGTGAAGGTGCAGAACTAACGGATTTACCGTTATACGCACCCGCATCGAATGATATTACGATAAGAGAGTTAAAACGTATACTAAGTGATATTGACGGTATCACATTTTCTAGTCCGTCTGGCGTTCACGCTTTTATGGCACAATTTAAAAAAGAAGATTTAACAGACTTAAAAGTAATTTCTATTGGGCACGTCACTCAAAGTGCTTTATTATCTTACGGTGTAAAAACGAAGATACCAAAAGAAGCGACATTAGAAAGTATGATTAACGAAATGGAAAAGGAGTTTCAAAATGAAATTTGA
- the hemC gene encoding hydroxymethylbilane synthase, which produces MKTVVVGTRRSGLAKTQTMQLIKSLKEKNPEVNFEVKEIVTRGDRIVDRQLSKVGGKGLFVKEIEHALKVGDIDMAVHSLKDVPSELPEGFKLSAVPVREDRRDAFLSNGNVSFKDLKPGSIIGTSSLRRAAQLQQMRDDITVNWVRGNIDTRIQKMRDGEYDAIILAAAGLKRMGWSDDVVTEYFDPEEFIPAVAQGALGVEIREDDKEMHEILQTIHHDETATETTAERTFLKRMDGSCQVPIGANAQFVDGELYLTGLIMSEDGNEKFLVKKSGDDPVVLGNLVADEMEKIGAKEIIDEINKNK; this is translated from the coding sequence ATGAAAACAGTTGTAGTCGGGACGAGACGTAGTGGTCTTGCAAAAACTCAAACGATGCAATTAATTAAATCGTTAAAAGAAAAGAATCCAGAAGTAAACTTTGAAGTAAAAGAAATCGTAACTAGAGGAGATAGAATTGTCGACCGCCAATTAAGTAAAGTCGGTGGTAAAGGTCTATTCGTTAAAGAAATCGAACACGCACTAAAAGTTGGAGATATTGACATGGCCGTACACTCGTTAAAAGACGTACCGAGTGAATTACCAGAAGGATTTAAACTTTCAGCTGTACCTGTTCGTGAAGATAGACGAGACGCATTTTTATCGAATGGAAATGTGTCATTTAAAGACTTAAAACCAGGTTCAATTATCGGAACGTCAAGTTTACGTCGTGCAGCTCAACTGCAACAAATGCGTGATGACATTACGGTGAACTGGGTACGTGGAAACATCGACACGCGTATTCAAAAGATGCGTGACGGTGAGTATGACGCGATTATCCTCGCTGCAGCTGGTTTAAAACGTATGGGTTGGAGTGATGATGTCGTCACTGAATACTTTGATCCTGAAGAATTTATACCAGCAGTTGCGCAAGGCGCATTAGGTGTAGAAATTCGTGAAGACGATAAAGAAATGCACGAAATTTTACAGACGATTCACCACGATGAAACAGCGACTGAAACGACAGCAGAGCGTACATTCTTAAAACGAATGGACGGTAGTTGCCAAGTGCCAATCGGAGCAAATGCACAATTTGTAGATGGTGAATTATATTTAACTGGTCTCATTATGAGTGAAGATGGTAATGAGAAGTTTCTCGTTAAAAAATCTGGAGACGATCCGGTTGTACTCGGTAATTTAGTTGCTGACGAAATGGAAAAAATCGGTGCAAAAGAAATTATTGATGAAATCAACAAAAATAAATAA